The Kocuria sp. TGY1127_2 genome includes a window with the following:
- a CDS encoding MFS transporter: MSKLFMDLTPLRKYPDFRRLWMGSAFSTLGFQVTTMAVSLEIFAITGSTFAVGAVGLVAVLPLIVGGMYGGVIADAMDRRVVALAASLTLWLVSVLIALQAFLHLENVGVLYGLVAVQSFFHPINQSARGAIIPKVVGMKRLPAANALNMSINTLAMTFGPMLGGFLVAAVGYGWTYVVDVVTFTVGLWALYRLPAQRPDHDDAAPSRGFAAVFEGFRFVRRSPVISMTFLLDLCAMIFLFPQALFPAMAITVVGGNAAVAGLLSGTMTVGAFLGTLLSGRAVAVTRQGAALTWTYAGWTVGMLWSGLAIVWVATGTTPGSAGAWTGLVLCLLGLMVAGASDAVGGIYRSTILQTAAPDHMRGRLQGLFIVTVTGGPRIGSGVMGAAGQWAGPGMALVYGSIACAASLGALSAKFPQLRGYRAPAPPETSAIDTIQMPQTRTETAEFPQIQPRRPDQNE; encoded by the coding sequence ATGTCCAAGCTGTTCATGGACCTCACCCCGTTGAGGAAGTACCCGGACTTCCGCCGGTTGTGGATGGGCTCTGCCTTTTCGACCCTGGGTTTCCAAGTCACCACGATGGCTGTGTCCCTGGAGATTTTCGCCATCACAGGGTCGACATTCGCCGTCGGTGCGGTCGGGCTGGTCGCGGTGCTTCCGCTGATCGTGGGCGGAATGTACGGCGGGGTCATCGCGGATGCGATGGACAGACGCGTGGTCGCGCTCGCGGCTTCGCTGACCCTCTGGTTGGTCAGCGTATTGATCGCTCTCCAGGCGTTTCTGCATCTGGAGAATGTTGGGGTGCTCTATGGACTCGTGGCCGTCCAGTCCTTCTTCCATCCGATCAACCAATCCGCACGTGGAGCCATTATCCCGAAAGTCGTCGGGATGAAGCGGCTTCCGGCTGCCAACGCGCTGAACATGTCCATCAATACTCTTGCCATGACCTTTGGGCCGATGCTCGGGGGTTTCCTGGTCGCGGCCGTCGGATACGGATGGACATACGTCGTCGACGTCGTGACTTTCACCGTGGGGCTGTGGGCGCTGTACCGTTTGCCCGCCCAGCGGCCTGATCACGATGACGCCGCGCCGTCCCGTGGATTCGCCGCGGTCTTCGAAGGTTTCCGCTTCGTGCGCAGATCTCCGGTGATCTCCATGACTTTTCTCTTGGACTTGTGCGCAATGATTTTCCTGTTTCCCCAGGCATTGTTCCCCGCGATGGCCATCACCGTGGTGGGCGGCAATGCGGCGGTGGCCGGCCTGCTGTCCGGAACTATGACGGTCGGAGCTTTTCTGGGGACCTTGCTTTCAGGCCGCGCGGTCGCCGTAACCCGGCAGGGTGCGGCGCTGACGTGGACGTATGCGGGATGGACCGTAGGGATGCTGTGGTCTGGGCTGGCGATCGTGTGGGTAGCCACCGGCACGACCCCGGGGAGCGCAGGCGCCTGGACCGGCCTCGTGCTGTGCTTGCTGGGCCTCATGGTCGCCGGTGCCTCCGACGCGGTGGGCGGTATTTACCGGTCTACCATTCTGCAGACCGCGGCCCCCGACCATATGCGCGGAAGACTGCAAGGCCTGTTCATCGTGACCGTGACCGGCGGGCCGCGCATCGGCTCCGGAGTGATGGGTGCGGCGGGGCAGTGGGCCGGTCCGGGTATGGCGTTGGTCTACGGCTCGATTGCGTGTGCGGCGAGCCTCGGAGCACTGAGCGCGAAGTTTCCGCAGCTTCGCGGTTACCGTGCTCCTGCGCCGCCGGAGACGTCAGCCATAGACACGATTCAGATGCCGCAGACCCGGACCGAGACCGCGGAATTTCCCCAGATACAGCCCCGGAGACCCGACCAAAACGAGTAA